A single Xylanimonas cellulosilytica DSM 15894 DNA region contains:
- a CDS encoding helix-turn-helix transcriptional regulator gives MSKNTTPRGGLEPLLSIEDLSEYIGVPMKTIKDWRTKGEGPAAIKIGNHVRYDVRDVRAWIESCHEISAGVPAATGRR, from the coding sequence ATGAGCAAGAACACCACGCCCCGCGGCGGGCTCGAGCCGCTCCTCAGCATCGAGGACCTGTCCGAGTACATCGGCGTCCCGATGAAGACGATCAAGGACTGGCGCACCAAGGGCGAAGGCCCGGCCGCCATCAAGATCGGCAACCACGTCCGCTACGACGTCCGCGACGTCCGCGCCTGGATCGAGTCGTGCCACGAGATCTCCGCCGGCGTGCCGGCGGCGACCGGGCGGAGGTGA
- a CDS encoding tyrosine-type recombinase/integrase, with amino-acid sequence MPSGNTEARVRYRDFSGKTRQVRATGKSKAEALRLLRKRLADNDLRTSGTPGGLTADSLFGDLVDAWLQHLDATDRLAKSTRYRYERDMLTHVLPAFEHLALREITVRRVDQLLQQLQRRSYNRAQKARVVLSLAFKLAVRWEVLDRNPVRDAEPLVRPVKVARALNVETVQLIRDLVADWEAGRAGKPGPKPDGQILAVIEAMLGTSARIGEVLALRRCDLDLTGKRPTVRIAGTIVSVNGAPTFRQDHPKTSRSRRTISVPTFTVRALQSRLARIGDVEPEHLVFFTRNGTPMTTNNYRRALRRVLDGSEAAGVTPHAFRRTVATTVDRAVGIDLAAELLGHTTTEITRVHYIEPNEYVNPATADILQKALGPEAKADDPKLRTAKGKRKGKGRRKEQRQSG; translated from the coding sequence ATGCCGAGCGGCAACACCGAGGCGCGGGTCCGGTACCGCGACTTCAGCGGCAAGACCCGGCAGGTCCGCGCGACGGGCAAGTCGAAGGCCGAGGCGCTGCGGCTGCTGCGCAAGCGGCTTGCCGACAACGACCTGCGGACGTCGGGGACGCCAGGTGGTCTGACGGCCGACTCGCTGTTCGGAGACCTCGTCGACGCCTGGCTGCAGCACCTCGACGCTACCGATCGTCTCGCCAAGTCCACTCGGTACAGGTACGAGCGGGACATGCTCACGCACGTCCTGCCCGCGTTCGAGCACCTCGCGCTGCGCGAGATCACCGTCCGGCGCGTCGATCAGCTCCTTCAGCAGTTGCAGCGGCGCTCCTACAACCGCGCTCAGAAGGCGCGGGTCGTCCTGAGCCTCGCCTTCAAGCTCGCCGTGCGGTGGGAGGTGCTCGACCGCAACCCCGTCCGAGACGCCGAGCCGCTCGTGCGGCCGGTCAAGGTCGCTCGGGCGCTCAACGTCGAGACGGTGCAGCTCATCCGTGACCTGGTCGCCGACTGGGAGGCTGGACGAGCCGGCAAGCCTGGGCCCAAGCCGGACGGACAGATCCTTGCTGTCATCGAGGCGATGCTGGGGACCTCCGCGCGGATCGGCGAGGTCCTCGCGCTGCGGCGCTGCGACCTCGATCTCACCGGGAAGCGCCCGACGGTGCGTATCGCGGGCACGATCGTCTCCGTCAACGGGGCCCCGACATTCCGACAAGACCACCCGAAGACCAGCCGCTCCCGCCGCACCATCTCGGTCCCGACATTCACCGTCAGGGCACTCCAGTCGCGTCTGGCCCGGATCGGCGACGTCGAGCCCGAGCACCTCGTGTTCTTCACCCGCAACGGAACGCCGATGACGACGAACAACTACCGGCGGGCCCTGCGACGCGTGCTCGACGGTTCGGAGGCCGCGGGCGTCACCCCACACGCCTTCCGCCGAACTGTCGCCACGACGGTCGATCGGGCGGTCGGCATCGACCTCGCGGCGGAACTGCTCGGGCACACGACGACGGAGATCACGCGGGTTCACTACATCGAGCCGAACGAGTACGTGAACCCTGCCACGGCAGACATCCTGCAGAAGGCGCTCGGGCCGGAGGCCAAGGCGGACGACCCGAAGCTGCGCACGGCGAAGGGCAAGCGCAAGGGCAAGGGCCGACGGAAGGAGCAGCGGCAGTCCGGCTGA
- a CDS encoding single-stranded DNA-binding protein translates to MTIPTRQCIVGEIASKPQWKKTSRGEVRFFARIKVVARRERPDGTMSEPTESFHNLVAYGHPAERARARLRYGDVVIAAGFVRTYEYLSDGAERYGEEFVVNWWGHEAWTTTYSVDRTRPPTMLPFRRRTVSRPVALAALAAAPAVAVAR, encoded by the coding sequence ATGACCATCCCGACCCGGCAGTGCATCGTCGGCGAGATCGCCTCTAAGCCGCAGTGGAAGAAGACCAGCCGCGGCGAGGTCCGGTTCTTCGCCCGTATCAAGGTCGTGGCCCGCCGCGAGCGGCCGGACGGCACGATGAGCGAGCCGACCGAGTCGTTCCACAACCTCGTCGCGTACGGCCACCCCGCCGAGCGTGCCCGCGCCCGCCTTCGCTACGGCGACGTCGTGATCGCCGCCGGCTTCGTGCGCACGTACGAGTACCTGTCCGACGGCGCGGAGCGCTACGGCGAAGAGTTCGTCGTCAACTGGTGGGGCCACGAGGCCTGGACCACGACGTACTCGGTCGACCGCACTCGCCCGCCGACGATGCTCCCCTTCCGCCGTCGCACGGTGTCCCGACCGGTCGCGCTCGCCGCCCTCGCGGCGGCGCCGGCGGTGGCGGTGGCCCGATGA
- a CDS encoding PIN domain-containing protein has translation MEVARSIVLDANIVISTVLGVGARRLVSTHAGEAWLCAPQEAFDDARRHLPTIANRRGWTEATLAAALEALDALEHLVHPIEPETYASQLPEAHLRIDRRDPKDAPILATGLLLSCPIWTEDQDFFGTGAATWTTDRVELYLSPDRPPQR, from the coding sequence GTGGAGGTCGCCAGGAGCATCGTGCTCGACGCCAACATCGTCATCTCGACGGTGCTCGGCGTCGGCGCACGACGCCTGGTCAGCACCCACGCCGGCGAGGCGTGGCTGTGCGCCCCCCAGGAGGCGTTCGACGACGCCCGCCGACATCTCCCGACGATCGCGAACCGCCGCGGTTGGACTGAGGCCACACTCGCGGCCGCCCTGGAGGCGCTCGACGCCCTGGAGCACCTTGTGCATCCCATCGAGCCCGAGACCTATGCGTCACAGCTCCCCGAGGCGCACCTGCGCATCGACCGACGCGACCCGAAGGACGCCCCAATCCTCGCCACCGGACTGCTGCTGTCCTGCCCGATCTGGACCGAGGACCAAGACTTCTTCGGCACCGGCGCCGCCACCTGGACCACCGACCGCGTCGAGCTCTACCTCTCCCCCGATCGACCTCCGCAGCGCTGA
- a CDS encoding type IV secretory system conjugative DNA transfer family protein: MNNPTTARAGNDTLTNVALGALVAGLALAGLLRAAAILAAHLTGRPSPEGNVVAGFRVLANPSGPAVVFEPPGLTAVAYWSVLAVLVLASWGIAVVGWRVFRPGAVRSDGFATRADVAKHASARALRKRSKYLRPSLGRRRRPEDVGYLLGRYQGRELWASVEDSFLVIGPPRMGKGEHIVINAILDAPGAVVTTSTRPDTLAVTLRARERRGPVAVFDPQRLAPGLTTGLRWSPIRGCEDEEVASLRARGLASTTGFGGHDTDNSGYWQGLTRNVLECLLHAAALGARSPADLYLWSKTPAAAQEAVAILAAHPDAAPRWAETLNAQVNADPRTRDSVWGGVSLALGSLNTRTVMDAVSPGPGEHFDPEAFLRAGGTLYLLATSAGSGGVAPLVGAFIEDITETAKRLAARSPMQRLDPPLLLALDEIGNLAPLPTLPALMSDGGGSNITVMPVLQSWAQARNAWGTEKAGAIWEAAIVKINLGGSAVARDLQDVSALLGERDDTTYSTSIGADGSKSTSASVRRVPVMSPQQLRAIPRGKALILLRSVAPMIADLRPWRSRKDRKQLLADQQDVEARLARGAVVDRVVSP, translated from the coding sequence ATGAACAACCCGACCACTGCACGCGCAGGGAACGACACGCTGACGAACGTCGCCCTCGGGGCGCTCGTCGCTGGCCTCGCCCTCGCCGGACTGCTCCGGGCCGCGGCGATCCTGGCGGCCCACCTGACGGGGCGGCCGTCCCCGGAAGGGAACGTTGTCGCAGGCTTCCGCGTCCTCGCGAACCCGTCGGGCCCCGCCGTCGTCTTCGAACCGCCCGGCCTGACCGCCGTCGCCTACTGGTCCGTTCTCGCCGTCCTGGTGCTCGCCTCCTGGGGCATCGCCGTCGTCGGGTGGCGGGTGTTCCGGCCGGGGGCGGTCCGGTCGGACGGGTTCGCTACCCGGGCCGACGTCGCCAAGCACGCCTCCGCGCGAGCCCTGCGGAAGCGATCCAAGTACCTGCGGCCGTCCCTCGGCCGACGCCGTCGACCGGAGGACGTCGGCTACCTCCTCGGCCGCTATCAGGGCCGAGAGCTGTGGGCCTCGGTCGAGGACTCGTTCCTCGTCATCGGCCCACCGCGCATGGGCAAGGGCGAGCACATCGTCATCAACGCGATCCTCGACGCACCCGGCGCCGTCGTGACCACGTCGACCCGACCCGACACCCTCGCCGTCACCCTCAGAGCGCGCGAACGCCGGGGACCGGTCGCCGTCTTCGACCCGCAACGCCTCGCCCCCGGCCTGACCACCGGCCTGCGCTGGTCCCCGATCCGCGGCTGCGAGGACGAAGAGGTGGCGTCGCTGCGGGCTCGCGGTCTCGCGTCGACGACCGGGTTCGGTGGGCACGACACCGACAACAGCGGCTACTGGCAGGGCCTGACCCGCAATGTCCTCGAGTGCCTCCTGCACGCCGCAGCGCTCGGCGCCCGCTCCCCCGCCGACCTCTACCTGTGGTCCAAGACCCCGGCCGCCGCGCAGGAAGCGGTCGCGATCCTGGCGGCCCACCCCGACGCGGCACCGCGCTGGGCCGAGACCCTCAACGCGCAGGTCAACGCCGACCCCCGCACCCGCGACTCCGTGTGGGGAGGCGTCTCCCTCGCCCTCGGATCGCTCAACACCCGCACCGTCATGGACGCCGTCAGCCCCGGACCCGGCGAACACTTCGACCCCGAAGCATTCCTGCGTGCAGGCGGCACCCTCTACCTACTCGCGACCAGCGCGGGCTCGGGCGGCGTCGCACCCCTGGTCGGGGCGTTCATCGAGGACATCACCGAGACCGCCAAGCGCCTCGCGGCCCGCTCCCCGATGCAGCGCCTCGACCCGCCGCTGCTCCTCGCGCTCGACGAGATCGGCAACCTCGCACCCCTGCCCACCCTCCCGGCGTTGATGTCCGACGGCGGCGGCTCGAACATCACCGTCATGCCCGTCCTCCAGTCCTGGGCACAAGCCCGCAACGCCTGGGGCACCGAGAAAGCAGGAGCCATCTGGGAAGCCGCCATCGTCAAGATCAACCTCGGCGGCTCCGCCGTCGCCCGCGATCTCCAAGACGTCTCCGCCCTCCTCGGCGAACGAGACGACACCACCTACTCCACGTCGATCGGAGCCGACGGCTCCAAGTCCACCTCAGCGTCTGTCCGACGGGTACCCGTCATGTCACCGCAGCAACTGCGCGCCATACCCCGGGGCAAGGCCCTCATCCTGCTGCGCTCAGTCGCGCCGATGATCGCCGACCTGCGTCCGTGGCGGTCTCGGAAGGACCGCAAGCAGCTCCTCGCGGACCAGCAGGACGTCGAGGCCAGGCTCGCGCGCGGCGCGGTCGTCGACCGAGTGGTGTCCCCGTGA
- a CDS encoding ImmA/IrrE family metallo-endopeptidase, with protein MPQLLVGQAPDGLWDGLAQEVAERGFQVERVPDAVTIGGANGLTDYRDRSVSIRADMDDAARVKTLAHELGHVMLHGPDNPDAVQHRGVAEVEAESVALMVGAAHGLDTSTYTVPYVTTWASSVVGKTPVEVIIETADRVRKAAVTILDRLDTVQVGNGEPPGLAATRRSSSAPATPVRTPALDGAPL; from the coding sequence ATGCCGCAGCTCCTCGTGGGGCAGGCGCCCGACGGGCTCTGGGATGGCCTTGCCCAGGAGGTCGCCGAGCGAGGGTTCCAGGTCGAGCGCGTCCCCGACGCGGTCACGATCGGTGGCGCGAACGGCCTGACCGACTACCGCGATCGGTCGGTCTCGATCCGGGCGGACATGGACGACGCCGCCCGGGTCAAGACGTTGGCCCACGAACTGGGCCACGTCATGCTCCACGGGCCTGACAACCCGGACGCCGTCCAGCATCGCGGGGTCGCGGAGGTCGAGGCCGAGTCGGTCGCGCTTATGGTCGGCGCCGCGCACGGCCTGGACACGAGCACGTACACGGTCCCGTATGTGACGACGTGGGCGTCGTCCGTCGTGGGTAAGACGCCGGTCGAGGTCATCATCGAGACCGCCGACCGCGTCCGGAAGGCCGCCGTGACGATCCTGGATCGCCTCGACACCGTCCAAGTCGGCAACGGCGAGCCTCCCGGACTCGCCGCTACCCGGCGCAGTTCCTCCGCCCCGGCGACGCCCGTCCGCACACCGGCCCTGGACGGAGCACCCCTGTGA
- a CDS encoding site-specific integrase, translating to MDALGIPDEAVDEFLRVLERRGRGSYTARSYRLGLAHFSGWLVSRGHGVDDVARVVIADYIADFGADRGLHRRSGSITDLATGEVVAPRRAARTVNHRLSVLSSFFGYLIERDAEGDGPWAGRANPVPARDVEATHGRPGGGDAPPRRARAELRRREARELPKVLEPDQVGRLLAAARSRRDKALLLILSRTGQRIGDWSSEHGRHGVLGMGLNDGSTLVDRDRSPQGSPRRAPGPGPGPVLATARRVPRR from the coding sequence GTGGACGCACTGGGGATCCCTGACGAGGCGGTCGACGAGTTCTTGAGAGTGCTCGAGCGCAGAGGGCGCGGCAGCTACACGGCGCGGTCGTACCGGTTGGGGCTGGCGCACTTCTCTGGGTGGCTGGTCAGCCGTGGTCACGGCGTCGATGACGTGGCACGTGTCGTCATCGCGGACTACATTGCGGACTTCGGTGCTGACCGGGGCCTGCATCGACGCAGTGGCTCGATCACCGATCTGGCGACGGGTGAGGTCGTGGCGCCGCGTCGTGCGGCGCGGACTGTCAATCACCGCCTGAGCGTCCTGTCGTCGTTCTTCGGCTACCTGATCGAGCGCGACGCCGAGGGTGACGGTCCGTGGGCAGGGCGAGCGAACCCGGTTCCGGCGCGCGACGTCGAGGCCACGCACGGCAGGCCTGGTGGTGGAGACGCGCCACCGCGCCGCGCCCGGGCCGAGCTGCGTCGTCGTGAGGCGCGCGAACTGCCGAAGGTCCTGGAGCCGGACCAGGTGGGGCGACTCTTGGCGGCGGCTCGCTCCCGTAGGGACAAGGCGCTGCTGCTGATCTTGTCGCGCACGGGACAGCGGATCGGGGACTGGAGCAGCGAACATGGCCGGCACGGCGTCCTGGGCATGGGGCTGAACGATGGATCGACGCTCGTCGACCGTGATCGTTCGCCTCAAGGGAGCCCGCGACGAGCACCGGGTCCCGGTCCCGGCCCAGTTCTGGCCACTGCTCGACGAGTACCTCGCCGCTGA
- a CDS encoding tyrosine-type recombinase/integrase: MDRRSSTVIVRLKGARDEHRVPVPAQFWPLLDEYLAAERRDAPGEALWVGLRRGWPRPLSYSAFEASLRVLSASTGVPVTAHMFRHTVATRVVEVAGVAVAQELLGHSHVATTVDTYAHVDVRALVGAVADVERQARAPREIGSGGRYAFHYDSRTVAELDAVATPRQLTEEELA, translated from the coding sequence ATGGATCGACGCTCGTCGACCGTGATCGTTCGCCTCAAGGGAGCCCGCGACGAGCACCGGGTCCCGGTCCCGGCCCAGTTCTGGCCACTGCTCGACGAGTACCTCGCCGCTGAGCGTCGCGACGCACCCGGCGAGGCGTTGTGGGTCGGGCTGCGGCGCGGCTGGCCGAGACCGTTGTCCTACTCGGCGTTCGAGGCGAGTCTGCGAGTGCTGTCCGCCAGTACGGGCGTGCCGGTCACGGCACACATGTTCCGGCACACCGTCGCGACACGGGTCGTGGAGGTCGCGGGCGTCGCGGTGGCCCAGGAACTGCTCGGACACAGCCACGTCGCTACGACGGTCGACACGTACGCGCACGTCGACGTGCGGGCGCTTGTCGGCGCGGTCGCTGATGTCGAACGGCAGGCCAGGGCCCCGCGCGAGATCGGCTCGGGGGGACGGTATGCGTTCCACTACGACTCCCGGACGGTGGCTGAGCTGGATGCGGTGGCGACGCCACGCCAGCTGACCGAGGAGGAGTTGGCGTGA
- a CDS encoding tyrosine-type recombinase/integrase produces MRPLQATLEVLDGLDGESLAERWAVFEQTVWPRWLAGEDRLPWVTRWGCGVWSLVISRLVTPVWDTVARVRMSDWTRLLPADDPLIVSERRLEEVARECTIGGPSARLGARQLATKLMLVRGIDTLEQFREDDLLIAPLGRKGKNVLDVLLCDLGVFARTPRTGIERYRSIPRHTERELAVVHGVPEPFTEAVAVYLEAYSRRVSDRYPTLRHKAGALAHFFTYLREEYPQVTECSQITPAQARGFVPYATELARRRQRTVRRGDDQDRTTAYSWANEVRTFFSDMSSWGSEDESPLAAFAPSAVLLTRHDLVDTGILKARKRVRARMTSTVLDLQREMPNIRAFALRRWHDAEQTLAGAPDDVHAVVAERAAFWDWALIELLVTSGLRIEEACELTTFDVLKRTLPDGSIYYLLHIKPSKFARARVIPIGDQLGRVLAEIIRHVRGFYGTDHVPAIDRRDEHEKIPLPRAPYLLQAIRHPSALNTNTIRGRLRWISEQSGARNADGTPLILSPHDCRRVFASEHLNAHTPVHVIQALLGHATIDTVMIYAKLYPDQLVTDYRAAMRGLYSDVYGPDGTKAPTEQEWSEFTKGCSLRDMGTHVCALPTGEHCPRGLVCLGCGHAQPKKSALPVFRRMLHSHTRALERAHAEGEPAGQIAARELEIERIRSAMNRAEELTGDAAAALERAADVVSAQVS; encoded by the coding sequence GTGCGACCGCTGCAGGCCACTCTCGAGGTCCTGGATGGGCTCGACGGTGAGAGCCTTGCCGAGCGGTGGGCGGTGTTCGAGCAGACGGTGTGGCCACGTTGGCTCGCGGGCGAGGACCGGCTGCCCTGGGTCACCCGGTGGGGTTGCGGGGTGTGGTCGCTGGTCATCTCGCGCCTGGTGACACCGGTCTGGGACACGGTCGCTCGGGTGCGGATGAGCGACTGGACGAGGCTGTTGCCCGCCGACGACCCGCTCATCGTCTCTGAGAGGCGGCTGGAGGAGGTTGCTCGCGAATGCACGATCGGCGGACCGAGCGCACGCCTTGGTGCGCGGCAGCTGGCCACCAAGCTCATGCTCGTTCGCGGGATCGACACGCTCGAGCAGTTCCGCGAGGACGACCTGCTGATTGCGCCCCTGGGCCGCAAAGGCAAGAACGTGCTGGACGTCCTGTTGTGCGATCTCGGTGTGTTTGCGCGCACGCCTCGCACGGGGATCGAGCGTTACCGGTCGATCCCGCGGCACACGGAGCGCGAGCTCGCCGTGGTGCACGGCGTTCCCGAACCGTTTACCGAGGCGGTGGCCGTCTACCTGGAGGCCTACTCGCGCAGGGTCTCCGACAGGTACCCGACGTTGCGGCACAAGGCGGGTGCGCTGGCGCACTTCTTCACCTACCTGCGCGAGGAGTATCCGCAGGTCACGGAGTGTTCTCAGATTACTCCGGCGCAGGCGCGCGGGTTCGTGCCCTACGCGACCGAGCTGGCCCGACGGCGGCAGCGGACGGTGCGGCGTGGTGACGACCAGGACCGCACCACCGCGTACTCGTGGGCGAACGAGGTCCGCACGTTCTTCTCTGACATGTCGTCCTGGGGCAGCGAGGACGAGTCCCCGCTGGCCGCGTTCGCGCCGTCCGCGGTGTTGCTGACCCGTCACGACCTCGTCGACACCGGCATCCTCAAGGCGCGCAAGCGGGTGCGGGCCAGGATGACGTCGACCGTGTTGGACCTGCAGCGCGAGATGCCGAACATTCGTGCGTTCGCGTTGCGGCGCTGGCACGACGCTGAGCAGACGCTGGCCGGCGCCCCTGACGACGTCCACGCCGTCGTCGCAGAGCGTGCGGCGTTCTGGGACTGGGCGCTGATCGAACTGCTCGTCACCAGCGGGTTGCGCATCGAGGAGGCGTGCGAGCTGACGACCTTCGACGTGCTCAAACGCACCCTGCCGGACGGGAGCATCTACTACCTGCTGCACATCAAGCCCTCGAAGTTCGCCCGCGCCCGCGTCATCCCGATCGGCGACCAGCTCGGCCGGGTCCTGGCCGAAATCATCCGGCACGTGCGCGGCTTCTACGGCACAGACCACGTGCCGGCCATCGACCGCCGCGACGAACACGAGAAGATCCCCCTGCCCCGGGCCCCCTACCTGCTGCAGGCGATCCGTCACCCCAGTGCGCTGAACACGAACACCATCCGCGGGCGGCTGCGGTGGATCTCCGAGCAGTCCGGTGCCCGCAACGCCGACGGGACACCGCTGATCTTGTCCCCGCACGACTGCCGGCGCGTGTTCGCCTCCGAGCACCTGAACGCCCACACGCCGGTGCACGTCATCCAGGCGCTGCTCGGGCACGCGACGATCGACACAGTCATGATCTACGCCAAGCTCTACCCCGACCAGCTCGTCACTGACTACCGGGCCGCGATGCGTGGCCTGTACTCCGACGTCTATGGCCCGGACGGGACGAAGGCGCCGACCGAGCAGGAGTGGTCCGAGTTCACCAAGGGGTGCTCACTTCGCGACATGGGCACCCACGTCTGCGCGCTGCCGACCGGGGAGCACTGCCCGCGCGGGCTGGTCTGCCTGGGCTGCGGGCACGCCCAGCCGAAGAAGAGCGCCCTGCCCGTCTTCCGGCGGATGCTCCACTCCCACACCCGGGCACTCGAACGTGCCCATGCCGAGGGCGAACCCGCAGGCCAGATCGCCGCCCGCGAGCTGGAGATCGAACGTATCCGCTCCGCGATGAACCGCGCAGAAGAATTGACCGGAGATGCGGCCGCAGCGCTGGAACGAGCCGCCGACGTGGTGAGTGCCCAGGTCTCGTAG
- a CDS encoding ArdC family protein has protein sequence MHVTHSSSTEREAKLDAVHDQLLDAVGALTTDADWRRALEFASRFTSRSFSNTMLIYVQHAAAYEAGTVPEPVPTYVAGYRQWQALGRQVRRGQHGYVIVAPVTQRLVATNPETGPWRRLESGERAAPGETQRSRLVGVRPATVFDPLSAVWTTSAHDA, from the coding sequence ATGCATGTCACCCATTCTTCGTCCACCGAGCGTGAGGCCAAGCTCGACGCCGTTCACGACCAGCTCCTGGACGCCGTCGGGGCACTGACGACGGATGCTGACTGGCGCCGGGCCCTGGAGTTCGCGAGCCGCTTCACCAGCCGCAGTTTTTCGAACACGATGCTGATCTACGTGCAGCATGCCGCGGCGTACGAGGCGGGCACGGTCCCCGAGCCGGTCCCGACGTATGTGGCCGGCTACCGGCAGTGGCAGGCGCTCGGCCGTCAGGTTCGCCGCGGCCAGCACGGTTACGTGATCGTGGCTCCCGTGACGCAGCGGCTCGTCGCGACCAACCCCGAGACTGGCCCGTGGCGCCGCCTCGAGTCCGGCGAGCGTGCCGCGCCGGGCGAGACGCAGCGGTCACGGCTCGTCGGCGTGCGCCCCGCGACGGTCTTCGACCCATTATCCGCAGTTTGGACGACCTCAGCACACGATGCGTGA
- a CDS encoding FtsX-like permease family protein, which produces MTRRWTGVPHVRELVRDSAEGARAQKAITATLVAVLATVCFAILVTTGQAAASEAAVVAQIDSAGTRLIALSDDGGNAGILADAPEAVAALSDVTWAFGLGEAVDVTNPALPEGRAAARPLVGALPDGLTLIRGRAPLPGEAVAGAGAAAALHLGPGLGAVQPQDASAPAVGVVGVFEATGPLAGLRNVVLTATDAADLDTLRFVYALATDVTTVDRLQATLATATPTRDPAALTVEAPSGAIALRDVVAGRLGAASRQQMALIMGITAVIIAVTMLSATASRRRDFGRRRALGASRSALVVGLLAQTSISAVVGIVLGTIAGLTTLALTTGALPTWRFTAGVAGLALLLTLVAAAPVATHAAHRDPLRILRVP; this is translated from the coding sequence ATGACCCGGCGGTGGACCGGCGTACCACACGTGCGCGAGCTGGTGCGCGACTCCGCCGAGGGCGCCCGTGCGCAGAAGGCCATCACCGCCACGCTCGTCGCGGTGCTCGCGACCGTCTGCTTCGCGATCCTCGTGACCACCGGGCAGGCCGCCGCGTCAGAGGCGGCAGTGGTCGCGCAGATCGACTCCGCCGGCACGCGCCTCATCGCCCTGTCCGACGACGGCGGGAACGCCGGCATCCTCGCGGACGCGCCCGAGGCCGTCGCCGCGCTCTCCGACGTCACCTGGGCGTTCGGGCTCGGCGAGGCCGTCGACGTCACCAACCCTGCCCTGCCTGAGGGCCGCGCCGCGGCTCGCCCCCTCGTCGGAGCGCTCCCTGACGGCCTCACCCTGATCCGCGGCCGCGCACCCCTGCCCGGCGAGGCCGTCGCGGGCGCCGGGGCCGCCGCCGCGCTCCACCTCGGCCCCGGGCTCGGCGCCGTCCAGCCCCAGGACGCGAGCGCCCCCGCCGTCGGCGTCGTCGGCGTCTTCGAAGCGACGGGGCCGCTGGCAGGCCTGCGCAACGTCGTCCTGACCGCCACGGACGCCGCCGACCTCGATACGCTCCGCTTCGTCTACGCCTTGGCCACGGACGTCACAACCGTCGACCGGCTCCAGGCCACGCTCGCCACCGCCACCCCGACCCGTGACCCGGCCGCCCTCACCGTCGAAGCCCCGTCCGGTGCCATCGCCTTGCGCGACGTCGTCGCCGGACGCCTCGGCGCCGCGTCCCGCCAGCAGATGGCGCTCATCATGGGCATCACCGCCGTCATCATCGCCGTGACCATGCTCTCGGCGACTGCTTCACGCCGTCGCGACTTCGGGCGGCGACGCGCGCTCGGCGCGAGCCGGTCGGCGCTCGTCGTCGGGCTGCTCGCCCAGACGTCGATCAGTGCCGTCGTCGGCATCGTGCTTGGCACCATCGCCGGGCTCACCACGCTCGCGCTGACCACCGGGGCCCTGCCCACCTGGCGGTTCACCGCCGGGGTCGCCGGACTCGCCCTCCTCCTCACCCTCGTGGCCGCCGCCCCCGTCGCCACGCACGCCGCCCACCGCGACCCGCTGCGCATCCTCCGAGTCCCTTGA
- a CDS encoding ABC transporter ATP-binding protein, translated as MTGVVLEPRAAAPVGTAVGTRSLTFTYRAALPPVICDLTVDVPVGTTTALTGPSGSGKSTLLYLLALMIRPTGGEVVWDAVPASRLADAARSRLRASQVGFVFQDALLDPSRSVLANVCDSGLFAGMRRKDAVARARELMARFGVDHREDHKPGEISGGQAQRVAICRALLTNPRVVFADEPTGNLDDESAAIVWRALTDHAANGATVIVATHDRSLVALADHEVRLDRSGGAELRAVRP; from the coding sequence GTGACCGGCGTCGTCCTCGAACCACGGGCCGCCGCCCCGGTGGGCACCGCCGTCGGGACCCGGTCGCTGACCTTCACCTACCGCGCGGCGCTGCCGCCGGTGATCTGTGACCTCACCGTGGACGTCCCGGTGGGCACCACCACGGCGCTGACCGGGCCGTCCGGGTCGGGCAAGTCGACCCTGCTGTACCTGCTAGCGCTCATGATCCGCCCCACGGGCGGAGAGGTGGTCTGGGACGCCGTGCCCGCGTCCCGTCTGGCCGACGCCGCCAGGTCGCGGCTGCGGGCCTCCCAGGTGGGGTTCGTGTTCCAGGACGCGCTGCTCGACCCGTCCCGCTCCGTGCTCGCGAACGTATGCGACTCCGGGCTGTTCGCCGGCATGCGGCGCAAGGATGCCGTGGCCCGGGCTCGTGAGCTCATGGCCCGGTTCGGCGTCGACCACCGTGAGGACCACAAGCCCGGCGAGATCAGCGGCGGGCAGGCCCAACGCGTCGCGATCTGCCGCGCCCTGCTGACCAACCCGCGCGTCGTGTTCGCCGACGAACCCACCGGCAACCTCGACGACGAGTCCGCCGCCATCGTGTGGCGGGCCCTGACCGACCATGCCGCGAACGGCGCCACCGTCATCGTCGCCACCCACGACCGGTCCCTCGTGGCGCTCGCCGACCACGAGGTGCGCCTCGACCGCTCCGGTGGCGCCGAACTGCGGGCGGTCCGGCCATGA